In Maridesulfovibrio zosterae DSM 11974, a genomic segment contains:
- the thrS gene encoding threonine--tRNA ligase, producing the protein MLVAGKELEVQQGALCGEVLKEALSKKQFKDVVVAKCGDTLLDLTTTVPTDCTELEAVMASTDEGLEIIRHSTAHLMAEAVKRLYPAAKVTIGPSIANGFYYDFDYERPFTPEDLEAIEAEMLRRVGANEEFSCEVLSSADAIKKFEDMGESYKVELINDLGVETVSVYTNGEFTDLCRGPHVARTGMIKAFKLQSVAGAYWRGDENRAQLQRIYGTAFADPKALKKHLAQLEEAKKRDHRKLGTQLDLFSVHNDVGAGMIIWHPKGALVRAILEDFERKEHLKRGYQFVQGPLILKRELWERSGHYDNYRENMYFTEIDEQSYGIKPMNCLSHMLVFKSRIRSYRDMPQRYFELGVVHRHEKSGVLHGLLRVRSFTQDDAHLICRPDQLRDEIIGVAKFVGDVMDLFGFEYEAEISTKPEKAIGSDEDWEKATTALTDALNEMGLEYSINEGDGAFYGPKIDIIIKDALERRWQCATIQCDFTLPDRFDLSYVGEDGERHRPVMLHRVILGSIERFIGVLIEHTGGALPAWLSPVQAKILTVTDAQNEYAEKVLQFLQEKGIRAEVDTRNEKLGYKVREAQLEKIPYMLIIGDNEVAAESVNVRARDGEDPGLKSLDDAEKLISTAINEPFKRGGMSYSFSA; encoded by the coding sequence ATGCTAGTTGCAGGTAAAGAACTTGAGGTTCAGCAGGGCGCACTTTGCGGCGAGGTACTCAAAGAGGCCTTGTCCAAGAAGCAATTCAAGGATGTTGTTGTAGCCAAATGCGGTGATACGCTTCTTGATCTCACGACTACCGTACCTACCGACTGCACAGAACTGGAAGCTGTTATGGCTTCAACTGACGAAGGGCTGGAAATAATTCGCCACTCCACTGCTCACCTTATGGCTGAAGCGGTGAAAAGGCTTTACCCCGCTGCCAAGGTGACCATCGGGCCATCCATTGCAAACGGCTTTTACTACGACTTTGATTATGAGCGTCCCTTCACTCCTGAAGACCTCGAAGCAATCGAAGCTGAAATGCTGCGCCGCGTTGGAGCCAATGAAGAATTTTCTTGCGAAGTGCTTTCCAGCGCTGATGCTATCAAGAAATTCGAAGACATGGGCGAATCTTATAAAGTAGAACTTATCAATGATCTGGGCGTAGAGACTGTCTCCGTATACACTAACGGAGAATTTACAGACCTCTGCCGTGGACCTCACGTAGCCCGCACCGGAATGATCAAGGCTTTCAAACTCCAGTCAGTGGCAGGAGCTTACTGGCGCGGTGATGAAAATCGTGCGCAGCTCCAGCGTATTTACGGAACAGCTTTCGCTGATCCCAAAGCGCTGAAAAAGCACCTTGCACAGCTCGAAGAAGCAAAGAAAAGAGACCATCGCAAACTGGGTACTCAGCTGGATCTTTTCTCTGTGCATAACGATGTCGGTGCAGGAATGATCATCTGGCACCCCAAAGGGGCACTGGTCAGAGCAATTCTTGAAGATTTCGAACGTAAAGAACATCTGAAACGCGGTTACCAGTTTGTTCAGGGTCCTCTGATTCTCAAAAGAGAATTGTGGGAACGTTCCGGTCATTATGACAACTATCGCGAAAACATGTATTTCACTGAGATTGACGAGCAGTCCTACGGCATTAAGCCCATGAACTGTCTTTCTCACATGCTGGTATTCAAATCCAGAATCCGCAGCTACCGCGACATGCCCCAGCGCTATTTTGAACTGGGAGTAGTTCACCGCCATGAGAAATCCGGCGTTCTGCACGGTCTTCTGCGTGTACGTTCATTCACTCAGGATGACGCTCACCTCATCTGCCGCCCTGACCAGCTCAGGGACGAAATTATCGGAGTTGCAAAATTCGTCGGCGATGTAATGGATCTTTTTGGATTTGAGTATGAAGCCGAAATCAGCACCAAGCCCGAAAAGGCTATCGGCTCTGATGAGGATTGGGAAAAAGCAACCACCGCCTTGACTGATGCTCTTAATGAGATGGGTTTAGAATACTCAATCAATGAGGGCGACGGAGCTTTTTACGGACCCAAAATTGATATTATTATTAAAGATGCTCTTGAACGCCGCTGGCAATGTGCTACTATACAGTGTGATTTTACCTTGCCAGATAGGTTCGACTTAAGTTATGTGGGCGAGGATGGTGAACGTCACAGGCCTGTAATGTTACATCGGGTCATACTCGGTTCCATCGAACGCTTCATCGGAGTTCTTATAGAACACACCGGAGGAGCATTGCCTGCCTGGCTTTCTCCTGTTCAGGCAAAAATTCTCACAGTTACCGACGCACAGAACGAATATGCAGAAAAAGTCTTGCAGTTTTTGCAAGAAAAGGGCATTCGTGCCGAGGTTGATACAAGAAATGAGAAATTGGGTTATAAGGTACGGGAAGCCCAACTTGAAAAGATCCCGTATATGTTAATTATTGGCGACAATGAAGTCGCTGCGGAATCGGTCAATGTAAGGGCCCGCGACGGGGAAGACCCCGGACTCAAGTCTCTTGATGATGCGGAAAAGCTTATTTCGACCGCCATCAATGAACCATTCAAACGCGGAGGCATGAGCTATAGCTTTTCAGCATGA
- the infC gene encoding translation initiation factor IF-3, giving the protein MAFQHDGRRPYRRDDGARRNERIRVPQVRVIDDEGEQLGVLPTHKALEIAKERGLDLVEVAEKADPPVCKIMDYGKFKYQQQKRKQEAKKKQTVIQIKEVKFRPKTDEHDYQTKLKHIRRFLEGGDRCKVTIFFRGREIVHKDRGLTVLERVKEDTMDIAKMEQSPRTEGRTMNMMLAPIKK; this is encoded by the coding sequence ATAGCTTTTCAGCATGACGGTAGGCGTCCCTATCGTAGGGATGACGGTGCCCGCCGAAACGAGCGCATTCGAGTCCCCCAAGTCAGAGTTATCGATGATGAAGGTGAACAGTTGGGAGTTCTTCCAACACACAAAGCCCTTGAGATAGCAAAGGAACGGGGTCTTGATCTGGTAGAAGTTGCAGAGAAGGCAGATCCGCCTGTATGCAAGATAATGGACTATGGTAAGTTCAAGTATCAGCAGCAAAAACGCAAGCAGGAAGCCAAAAAGAAACAGACTGTAATCCAGATTAAGGAAGTCAAGTTTCGCCCCAAAACCGACGAGCACGATTACCAAACAAAGCTCAAGCACATCCGCCGGTTTCTGGAAGGCGGCGATAGGTGCAAGGTCACAATATTTTTCAGGGGCCGAGAAATTGTCCATAAGGACAGAGGGTTGACTGTACTGGAGCGAGTCAAAGAGGATACTATGGATATTGCCAAAATGGAGCAATCTCCTAGAACCGAAGGCCGCACCATGAACATGATGTTGGCTCCAATAAAAAAATAA
- the rpmI gene encoding 50S ribosomal protein L35: MPKMKTRRGAAKRFSKTGSGKFKRRRQGLRHILTKKNAKRKSRLGQSTTVDSANIGQVKRMLPYA; encoded by the coding sequence ATGCCTAAGATGAAAACTAGAAGAGGCGCTGCAAAGCGTTTCTCCAAGACTGGTAGTGGCAAATTCAAACGCCGTCGTCAGGGACTTCGTCATATCCTGACCAAGAAGAACGCTAAACGCAAAAGCAGATTGGGTCAGAGCACTACAGTTGACAGCGCCAATATCGGTCAAGTCAAACGCATGCTCCCCTACGCTTAA
- the rplT gene encoding 50S ribosomal protein L20: protein MRVKRGIAAKRRHKKYLKMAKGFRGSGSTLYRTARERVERSLCMSYVGRKVRKREMRKLWIQRINAAARLNGLSYSRLIHGLSTAGIALNRKVLAELAVSDTAAFAKIAETAKAQVS, encoded by the coding sequence ATGAGAGTCAAACGTGGAATAGCCGCCAAGAGGCGCCATAAAAAATATTTAAAAATGGCCAAGGGTTTCCGTGGTTCAGGATCTACCCTTTACCGCACTGCCAGAGAGCGTGTAGAACGCTCACTGTGCATGTCTTATGTCGGACGTAAAGTTCGTAAACGCGAAATGCGTAAACTCTGGATTCAGCGTATCAATGCTGCAGCTCGCCTGAACGGTCTGTCTTACAGCCGTCTCATTCATGGCCTTTCTACTGCTGGCATCGCTCTGAACCGCAAAGTCCTGGCAGAACTGGCTGTAAGCGATACCGCTGCATTCGCCAAAATTGCCGAGACTGCTAAAGCTCAGGTGAGCTAA
- the pheS gene encoding phenylalanine--tRNA ligase subunit alpha: MTDVKSLLQELESLVPECNARLDQASSLQELEETRVDLLGRKGRLAGIMAGLPSLSKEDKPVAGKKANEVKTALTDLIECKQSQLEKAATAESLSRFDPTMPGRKPHEGSLHPVTLVMDEICDVFIGLGFEVVTGPEVENDWYNFEALNIPPEHPARDMQDTLYISDSILLRTHTSPLQIRTMKDRTPPLAAIAPGKVYRRDSDLTHTPMFHQIEGFLVDQNVSMADLRGTLTAFVQQLFGPKTEVRFRPSFFPFTEPSAEVDISCVMCGGKGTIDGKPCRVCKQTGWVEILGCGMMDPNVMKAVDYDTEKYSGFAFGLGIERVAMLKYGIGDLRMFFENDIRFLEQFS, from the coding sequence GTGACGGACGTTAAGTCCCTGTTACAGGAACTTGAAAGCCTGGTCCCGGAGTGCAATGCTCGCCTGGATCAGGCTTCTTCTTTACAGGAACTGGAAGAAACCCGTGTTGACCTGCTTGGCCGTAAAGGCCGCCTTGCAGGAATCATGGCCGGTCTTCCATCCCTGTCCAAAGAAGATAAGCCTGTAGCAGGAAAAAAAGCCAACGAAGTCAAAACAGCTCTTACCGATCTTATCGAATGCAAGCAGTCCCAGCTCGAAAAGGCTGCCACTGCCGAGAGCCTGTCCCGATTTGACCCGACCATGCCCGGTCGCAAACCTCACGAAGGTTCCCTCCATCCAGTTACTCTGGTTATGGATGAAATTTGTGATGTGTTCATCGGACTTGGTTTTGAGGTCGTAACCGGCCCCGAAGTCGAAAACGACTGGTATAACTTTGAAGCTCTGAACATTCCGCCGGAGCACCCCGCGCGCGATATGCAGGACACTCTGTATATTTCAGATTCCATCCTGCTTCGTACACACACCTCCCCATTGCAGATCCGTACTATGAAGGATAGAACTCCTCCTCTGGCTGCGATCGCTCCGGGTAAGGTATACCGCAGGGATTCCGACCTGACTCACACTCCAATGTTCCACCAGATCGAAGGTTTTCTGGTTGATCAGAATGTTAGCATGGCGGACCTCAGAGGAACTCTTACCGCATTCGTTCAGCAGCTCTTCGGACCCAAAACCGAAGTGCGTTTCCGTCCAAGCTTTTTCCCATTTACCGAACCAAGTGCAGAAGTCGATATCTCCTGTGTTATGTGCGGCGGGAAAGGCACCATTGACGGCAAACCATGTCGTGTGTGCAAACAGACCGGATGGGTGGAAATCCTCGGCTGCGGCATGATGGACCCCAATGTTATGAAAGCAGTTGACTATGATACAGAGAAATATTCCGGTTTTGCTTTCGGACTCGGTATTGAACGTGTTGCCATGCTCAAATACGGCATCGGCGATCTGCGCATGTTCTTCGAAAACGATATCCGTTTCCTCGAACAGTTTTCTTAA
- the pheT gene encoding phenylalanine--tRNA ligase subunit beta, whose protein sequence is MLLSMQWLRDFVPYEGEIQELGDRLTMLGLELEEIFNPFEAITPLVVGHIVECDPHPEADKLSVCSVDVGEDELLSIVCGAPNVAKGQNVPVAKVGTTMPGGMKIKKAKLRGVKSFGMICSERELELSDAHEGIMVLPADLKPGQNFVEAMNMETTVLDLGVTPNRADCLSILGIARETALAFDLPITMPKLNLVESGGNAADLLKIEIDDPQFCPLYQARILQGAKIAPSPDWMRYRLLSVGVRPISNIVDVTNYILFELGQPLHSFDGDRIKGGKIRVAPASDGTKFTTLDEQERDLISSDLLIWDAERPVALAGVMGGMNSEIHDGSTNVVLESAVFRPGTIRKTARRLSLPSEASYRFERGVDQQMNTFAMDRAAQLMSELSGAKIVSGVVKNEPTPWKDRTHTYRHARCNSWLGLNLEPEFSKKAFTLMGLEVDDSNADSWKVSTPSYRLDLEREADLYEEVARYFGMDKIPSVLPRISKTFDSTVIAETPYGFYRRIKNWGRGVGLHEAINYSFVGDDDLDLLGLPKEGRVNIANPLSEDQNVMRTQLAPGLLNTVRHNLAQGNSHIRVFEIAKQFVKDADSDTETREQSRLGIMLNGPRNGSEWPHEHGDADYLDIKGLVENLLSDLKLGEASFTQAEDHSYLEPCVNITLGEKEIGFMGMVKADIADKYHAKKEVWMADLNADLLRDTVMAHKIKFAPLPVYPPSRRDVTVIGPVSLHAETIKDAIFGLKLSLLESVELVNVFTPEGQDEERNLSFRLTYRHAQKTLTDKVVDKEHKKVLEALEKALPVRF, encoded by the coding sequence ATGCTTTTAAGCATGCAATGGCTGCGGGATTTCGTTCCTTACGAGGGAGAGATTCAGGAGCTTGGCGACAGGCTGACCATGCTCGGCCTTGAGCTTGAAGAAATTTTCAATCCTTTTGAAGCTATCACTCCCCTTGTTGTCGGTCACATTGTCGAATGCGATCCGCATCCTGAAGCTGATAAGCTTTCAGTATGCTCCGTTGACGTAGGCGAGGATGAACTTTTAAGCATCGTTTGCGGTGCGCCCAACGTTGCAAAAGGACAGAATGTTCCTGTTGCAAAAGTGGGAACAACCATGCCCGGCGGCATGAAGATTAAAAAAGCAAAACTCCGCGGAGTTAAGTCTTTTGGTATGATCTGCTCCGAACGGGAGCTTGAGCTTTCCGATGCCCATGAAGGCATCATGGTTCTGCCGGCAGATCTTAAACCAGGTCAGAACTTTGTTGAAGCCATGAATATGGAAACAACTGTTCTTGATCTCGGCGTAACACCGAACAGAGCTGACTGCCTGTCTATACTTGGTATAGCCCGCGAAACAGCACTGGCCTTTGATCTGCCCATTACAATGCCCAAACTCAATCTTGTTGAGTCCGGCGGTAATGCAGCAGACCTGCTCAAGATTGAAATTGATGATCCTCAGTTCTGCCCTCTTTATCAGGCAAGAATTCTTCAGGGTGCTAAGATTGCTCCTTCCCCGGACTGGATGCGTTATCGTCTCCTTTCCGTAGGCGTACGTCCCATCAGCAATATTGTTGATGTGACTAACTATATCCTTTTTGAACTTGGTCAGCCCCTGCACTCATTTGATGGAGACCGGATCAAAGGTGGAAAAATCCGCGTAGCTCCGGCTTCTGACGGCACTAAGTTTACCACATTGGACGAACAGGAACGTGACCTTATAAGTTCCGACCTGCTCATCTGGGATGCTGAACGTCCGGTTGCTTTGGCCGGTGTTATGGGTGGTATGAACTCTGAAATTCATGACGGCTCAACTAACGTTGTGCTCGAATCAGCAGTATTCCGTCCCGGTACTATCCGTAAAACTGCCCGCCGCCTGTCTCTGCCTTCAGAGGCATCCTACCGCTTCGAGCGCGGCGTAGACCAGCAGATGAACACTTTCGCTATGGATCGTGCAGCTCAGCTTATGAGTGAACTTTCCGGTGCCAAAATAGTCTCCGGCGTAGTCAAAAACGAACCGACTCCTTGGAAAGACCGCACTCATACTTATCGTCATGCACGCTGTAACTCCTGGCTCGGCCTTAATCTGGAACCTGAGTTCAGTAAAAAAGCTTTCACCCTTATGGGACTTGAAGTTGACGACAGCAATGCAGACAGCTGGAAAGTATCTACTCCATCTTACAGACTTGATCTCGAACGTGAGGCTGATCTGTACGAAGAAGTAGCCCGCTATTTCGGCATGGATAAAATTCCTTCTGTCCTGCCCCGTATATCCAAGACTTTTGATTCAACAGTAATCGCGGAGACTCCATACGGATTCTATCGCAGAATCAAAAACTGGGGTCGCGGCGTAGGCCTGCACGAAGCCATTAACTACAGCTTTGTGGGTGATGATGATCTGGACCTCCTAGGACTGCCGAAGGAAGGACGTGTGAACATTGCCAACCCTCTCAGCGAAGATCAGAACGTAATGCGTACACAGCTGGCTCCGGGCCTGCTTAATACCGTGCGTCACAACCTTGCACAGGGTAACAGCCACATCCGTGTTTTTGAAATAGCCAAACAGTTTGTTAAAGACGCTGATTCAGATACCGAAACCCGTGAGCAGTCCCGTCTAGGAATTATGCTCAACGGTCCACGTAACGGTTCAGAATGGCCTCACGAACATGGCGATGCTGATTATCTTGATATAAAAGGGCTGGTTGAAAATCTGCTTTCCGACCTTAAGCTTGGCGAAGCGTCTTTTACTCAGGCCGAAGACCATTCCTACCTTGAACCCTGCGTAAACATTACTCTGGGTGAAAAGGAAATCGGCTTTATGGGTATGGTTAAAGCTGATATCGCTGACAAATATCATGCAAAAAAAGAAGTATGGATGGCAGATCTTAATGCCGACCTGCTGCGTGACACTGTCATGGCTCATAAAATCAAGTTTGCACCTTTGCCGGTTTATCCTCCGTCCAGACGTGATGTGACTGTTATCGGTCCCGTTTCACTGCACGCTGAAACTATCAAAGATGCAATCTTCGGCTTAAAACTGAGTCTGCTGGAATCAGTTGAGCTGGTCAATGTGTTTACACCGGAAGGCCAAGACGAAGAGCGTAACCTCTCATTCCGCCTGACCTACCGCCACGCACAGAAGACTCTGACCGACAAGGTTGTAGACAAAGAACATAAAAAAGTTCTTGAAGCGCTCGAAAAAGCACTTCCTGTCAGATTCTAA
- a CDS encoding TetR family transcriptional regulator, translated as MARKTKEEAEKTRQALLASAFKVFNEKGYAKTTLQDIAEDAGVTRGAVYWHFKNKTDLFEKLFDFAFMPVRDLLFSQFDKDISPQEMLSNLMEVWISHAGIDQNFRDAFTIMFNKTEWSEELMPFKLKFRNEEYKLIKKVEELIAQGMEDGTFRENLKPEVAAATYYSTLLGIAQYTIFFPEEVDIAQESKSLIEMFMYSCLKEK; from the coding sequence ATGGCTAGAAAGACTAAAGAAGAGGCGGAAAAAACGCGGCAGGCTTTACTGGCCTCAGCCTTTAAAGTGTTTAATGAAAAAGGATATGCCAAAACAACCTTGCAGGATATTGCTGAAGATGCGGGAGTAACCCGTGGAGCGGTATACTGGCATTTTAAAAACAAAACCGATCTTTTTGAAAAACTATTTGATTTCGCATTCATGCCGGTGCGTGACCTGCTCTTCTCTCAATTTGATAAAGACATATCTCCTCAGGAAATGCTCTCGAACCTGATGGAAGTCTGGATCAGTCATGCAGGAATAGATCAAAACTTTCGTGACGCTTTCACAATCATGTTCAACAAGACCGAATGGTCTGAAGAATTGATGCCGTTCAAACTCAAATTCAGAAACGAAGAATATAAATTAATTAAAAAAGTTGAAGAACTTATTGCGCAGGGAATGGAAGATGGAACTTTCAGAGAAAATCTGAAACCTGAAGTTGCCGCTGCGACCTACTACTCGACTTTACTCGGAATTGCTCAATACACTATCTTCTTCCCGGAAGAAGTTGATATTGCACAGGAATCTAAATCTTTAATAGAGATGTTCATGTACTCATGTTTAAAAGAAAAATAA
- a CDS encoding aminopeptidase, with product MLTKEQLEKYVEALWWGLTTARTKPYEKGDMVMIRYEIEALPLAEAVFKKLIAEGINPVPRLSLSPEMEKSFYGSGNDQQLEFIAPGEREFSEGMNGLIALLAPSSLTHLAEVDPSRMGKCAVSRKFLRDIMEKREQNGELGWTLCSYPTKAMAESAGLSLEEFTAQIVKACYLDEEDPASCWKGVFEKASEVKNWLNGLGIESYRVVSADMDLTVKHGDMRQWIGVSGHNIPSFELFISPDWRGTSGVYYADQPSFRSGNYVEGVRIVFEDGVAKDITAKQGEEFVKKQLAMDVGASRLGEFSLTDRRFSRIDKFMANTLYDENYGGEFGNCHVAVGASYSDTYAGDQTKLDEELKKELGYNTSALHWDLVNTQDKTVYATLKDGSEIVIYKGGEFQI from the coding sequence ATGCTGACCAAAGAACAGCTTGAAAAATATGTAGAAGCATTATGGTGGGGACTTACCACCGCTCGTACCAAGCCTTATGAGAAAGGCGATATGGTTATGATCCGTTATGAAATCGAAGCATTGCCTCTTGCTGAGGCTGTATTTAAAAAACTCATTGCCGAAGGGATTAATCCTGTACCTCGTCTTTCACTTTCCCCTGAAATGGAGAAGAGTTTTTATGGCAGCGGCAATGATCAGCAACTCGAGTTCATTGCACCCGGTGAGCGTGAATTTTCTGAAGGAATGAACGGTCTTATTGCTTTACTTGCGCCTTCTTCACTTACTCATCTGGCAGAGGTTGATCCTTCCCGTATGGGGAAGTGCGCTGTATCCCGCAAGTTTTTGCGCGATATTATGGAAAAACGTGAGCAGAACGGTGAACTTGGCTGGACTCTCTGCTCCTATCCAACCAAAGCGATGGCTGAATCAGCTGGATTGTCTCTGGAAGAGTTTACTGCGCAGATCGTTAAGGCCTGCTATCTTGATGAGGAAGATCCTGCATCGTGCTGGAAAGGCGTTTTTGAAAAAGCGTCAGAGGTCAAAAACTGGCTCAACGGCCTCGGTATAGAATCTTACCGCGTTGTTTCAGCTGATATGGATCTTACTGTAAAGCATGGCGATATGCGTCAATGGATCGGAGTTTCAGGGCATAATATTCCGAGTTTTGAGCTGTTTATTTCACCGGACTGGCGTGGAACATCAGGTGTTTATTACGCTGACCAGCCTTCATTTAGGTCCGGTAATTATGTTGAGGGTGTGCGTATTGTTTTTGAAGACGGAGTCGCCAAAGATATTACTGCCAAGCAGGGCGAAGAGTTTGTTAAAAAACAGCTTGCAATGGATGTCGGAGCTTCTCGTTTGGGAGAATTCTCTCTCACTGACCGCCGCTTTTCACGTATCGATAAGTTTATGGCGAATACACTTTATGATGAAAACTATGGGGGAGAGTTCGGTAACTGCCATGTTGCCGTAGGAGCTTCCTACTCTGATACTTATGCCGGAGATCAGACTAAGCTCGATGAGGAGCTTAAGAAAGAACTTGGCTATAATACTTCTGCTCTGCATTGGGACTTGGTGAATACACAGGATAAGACTGTTTACGCCACTCTGAAAGACGGAAGTGAAATTGTCATTTATAAGGGCGGAGAGTTTCAGATTTAA
- a CDS encoding ferredoxin produces the protein MGYTITIDTDKCNGDGECVDVCPTEVYELQDGKAVAVNEDECLGCESCIEVCEQGALTVEES, from the coding sequence ATGGGATACACTATCACTATTGATACTGACAAATGTAATGGCGACGGCGAATGTGTTGATGTATGTCCTACCGAAGTTTATGAACTTCAGGACGGCAAAGCAGTAGCTGTTAACGAAGACGAATGTCTCGGCTGCGAATCCTGCATCGAAGTATGCGAACAGGGTGCACTCACAGTTGAAGAGAGTTAG
- a CDS encoding YkgJ family cysteine cluster protein — translation MEFKEIFNKYEALVAEVDKAFAKIAEQTPDGIKCGKGCSDCCHALFDLTLVEALYLNQKFNENYSGMKRSDIMHDADSADRKIHKIKRRAFKASQAGTPATEILKEVSLARVKCPLLLKEDLCALYEFRPLTCRIYGVPMNIGGQAHSCQKSGFEPGKAYPTINMDTLQSKLLELSTEIAASINSGLKELPEVLVPVSMAIVTEYTEDYLGANTGKKPEPEVAAPKAAPSEACTTCSEDKSACASCNYSVELGAMPEK, via the coding sequence TTGGAATTCAAAGAAATTTTCAATAAATATGAAGCCCTTGTTGCCGAAGTGGACAAGGCTTTTGCTAAAATAGCCGAGCAGACTCCAGACGGTATCAAATGCGGTAAAGGATGCAGCGACTGTTGTCATGCCCTTTTCGATCTGACACTGGTGGAAGCTCTTTACCTGAACCAGAAGTTCAACGAAAATTACAGCGGTATGAAACGCTCAGACATCATGCACGATGCTGACTCCGCAGATAGAAAAATCCATAAAATTAAAAGACGCGCATTCAAAGCAAGTCAGGCTGGAACACCAGCAACTGAAATTCTTAAAGAAGTATCCCTTGCACGCGTAAAATGTCCTCTGCTGCTGAAAGAAGACCTCTGTGCCTTGTATGAGTTCAGACCGCTGACCTGCCGTATTTACGGTGTTCCCATGAATATAGGCGGACAGGCTCATTCCTGTCAGAAATCAGGATTTGAACCGGGTAAAGCATACCCCACTATCAACATGGACACTCTGCAATCCAAACTTTTGGAACTCAGTACAGAAATAGCTGCATCCATTAACTCCGGTCTGAAAGAACTGCCAGAGGTTCTGGTTCCAGTTTCCATGGCTATTGTAACCGAATACACCGAAGATTACCTTGGTGCGAATACAGGCAAAAAGCCGGAACCGGAAGTTGCTGCTCCTAAAGCAGCTCCATCTGAAGCATGTACCACATGCAGCGAAGATAAATCTGCCTGTGCTTCATGCAATTACTCTGTAGAACTTGGCGCAATGCCCGAAAAATAA
- a CDS encoding tetratricopeptide repeat protein, whose amino-acid sequence MEQFDNIDDYIADLKKKKEASPTCSNTRYNLGVAHLSKREFMEAEREFLTAIEESPKMAEAYVQLGGIAMQRGDLDGCLRYNITATKQRPFFAVPWGNIGFVYMQQGDVDKAIGALKRAIKYDPNFVQALATLGSAYFNEGEIDDCIEVCEKAVKLAENFGPAWNNLALCYAEKEDFTKAIECIDKAIETGFEASPDFLKELEAHR is encoded by the coding sequence GTGGAGCAGTTTGATAATATTGATGATTACATTGCCGATCTGAAAAAGAAAAAAGAAGCAAGTCCTACTTGCAGCAACACTCGTTACAACCTCGGTGTTGCACACCTTTCTAAAAGAGAATTCATGGAAGCTGAGCGTGAATTCCTTACTGCGATTGAAGAATCTCCCAAAATGGCTGAAGCATACGTTCAGCTTGGCGGAATAGCTATGCAGCGTGGCGATCTCGACGGCTGTCTGCGTTACAACATCACTGCAACCAAACAGCGTCCTTTCTTCGCAGTGCCCTGGGGCAATATCGGATTTGTTTATATGCAGCAGGGTGACGTTGATAAAGCTATCGGAGCTCTCAAACGCGCTATAAAATACGATCCTAACTTCGTACAGGCCCTCGCCACTCTTGGTAGTGCCTACTTTAACGAAGGTGAAATCGATGACTGCATCGAAGTATGTGAGAAGGCAGTCAAACTGGCTGAGAATTTCGGACCAGCCTGGAACAACTTAGCTCTGTGCTACGCCGAAAAAGAAGACTTCACAAAGGCAATCGAGTGCATCGATAAAGCCATTGAAACAGGCTTTGAAGCTTCACCTGATTTCCTCAAAGAACTCGAAGCTCACCGTTAA
- a CDS encoding DUF3795 domain-containing protein, with amino-acid sequence MDDTDIFLRDPIAPCGLDCSRCVGCVHGKISKNAQQIAETLGDNFDVYAERLKSFNPAMENYAQFRTLLDSLSAPSCNGCRSDNRTCLPDCRVADCVKEQQVEFCFECSSFPDCGKTGLQEPLFSRWKINNEIMRKRGIEKFIALQAERPRYP; translated from the coding sequence ATGGATGATACAGATATTTTTTTAAGAGATCCAATCGCCCCATGCGGGCTGGACTGCTCGCGATGCGTTGGCTGTGTTCACGGAAAGATTTCTAAAAACGCCCAGCAGATTGCTGAAACTCTCGGAGATAACTTTGATGTTTATGCCGAAAGGCTGAAAAGTTTCAATCCTGCCATGGAAAATTATGCTCAGTTCAGAACTTTACTGGATAGTCTTTCCGCTCCTTCCTGCAACGGATGCAGATCAGATAATAGAACATGTCTGCCGGATTGCAGAGTAGCTGACTGCGTAAAAGAACAACAAGTCGAATTCTGCTTTGAATGCAGTTCTTTTCCGGATTGCGGAAAAACTGGACTGCAAGAACCGCTCTTTAGCCGCTGGAAAATAAATAATGAGATCATGCGCAAACGCGGCATTGAAAAATTTATTGCTCTGCAAGCCGAAAGGCCTCGCTATCCTTAA